One Bombilactobacillus folatiphilus genomic window, AATCATCGCAATAACCATTGCTGCCAAACCAGCCTTCATATCAGTACTACCACGGCCATACAACTTATCACCCTTAGCAGTTAACCGAAAAGGATCTGTCTGCCAATTGTCCAGTTCCACATCCACGACATCCATATGGCCCGTAATTCCTAAAATAGGCTTGCCTGAACCAATTTCAGCAACCAAATTAGCACGATCACCCTCAACAGGTACTAAAGTACTGTCAATATCTGCATCCTTTAACAATTCTTGTAAATATTTAGCTACTTGTTTTTCATGGTCATTAACTGATTTAAAACTGATCAATTTTTCCAAAATAGCCATCTTTTGTGTTTGATTCATAATTAGCCTCCGATTCTTTTAAACACTTTCTCTCCTATAACAAAATTCAAACTAGATAAACTCACTTTTACAAAAAAGTCACAACTATTCAGTCATGACTTTTAGCAATTGAACACATTCAATTAAAATTGTTGTTGTAACGGCGGTACAATCTGTTTCTTTCGCGAAACCACACCTGGCAGACTCATTCTACCTGCTTCCAGCTTCTGATGGAAAGCTGCTTCCACTTTTGGCAATAACGATTGATCGCCGCTGACAATCATGGTTGTATTACTATCCAAAACATTCGTAATCGCAAGCAAAAACAGTGCATAACCATTTTCTTGGCAACTTTGTTGCATAGCTGCTTCGAATTTCTTTTGTCGAGCAACTGCTTCATCCATATCCACCACATTGACTTGGGCAATTCTAATTTGTTGACCACCCATTTCAAAGCTCTTAGCGTCAGCATTAATCAATGCTGCTGCTGACTTATCAGCAATATTCGCACCTGCTTTGAGCATTGTTAAACCGTAAGTATGATAATCTTCATGAGCCAACTGTGCCAAGTCTTCAATTGCCTCGCGATCTGTGTCAGTTGTTGTCGGTGAATTTAACAATAATGTATCCGAAATAATCGCTGACATCATCAATCCCGCAATTTGACTAGGAATTTCAATTCCCTCTTCATGATACATTTTCCACAAAACGGTATTACTTGATCCTAAAGGTTCAGCACGATAATACAATGGACCAGCCGTTTCAAAATTAGCAATACGATGATGATCAACAACATGTGTGACCGTGACATCCTTGATGTCACTAACACTTTGTTGAGCTTCATTGTGATCGACTAACATAACTTGGTCTACTTCAGGTTTAGCTTTTTCAATCACACGCGGTGCTGTTTGGTGAAAATGATCTAATACAAACTGTGTTTCATCATTAGGTTGACCCAAAGCCACCGCTTCGGTATCCATTCCCAATTGATTTTGCAAATAAGAATAAGAAATAGCACCCGCAATTGCATCTGTATCCGGATTTTGATGTCCAAAAATTAATTCTTTTGTCAAAATTATCCCCTCCTAAAAAGTCAATTATTATTTTTATTATAATACAAGGCTCAGCTTTTGGAAAAACCTTTTAAACGATCTTCATAAGAAATATCACTCAAATAATTATTCCAAGCTTTCAAGAAGGTTGAAATTCGTGGAATGTTAGCTTTTTCTTTACGATACACAAAATTCAAATCAAAAGAAACCGATGCATCAATCAAATTTTTTTGCGAAGTAATTTGCGACTCATTAGCTAACACATAGCTCTTGGGAAAAAGTGCATAAACATCTTTTTCCCGAGTAAATTTCAAAATTTGATCTGGGGCAGCAAACCGTGCCACACAATGAGGACCATCAACCAATTGATTCTTTAATTGCTCTGATAAAAATTCCGTCAAATAATAATTATCCGGATAACCTACCCAAGGTTGATCAGTGATTTCTTTTAGATGCAACGTACGTTGATCAGACCATTTAGGATTATTATTAACCAAAATTAAATTTTCATCCATAATTTTTTGCGAAATATACGGCTTCCAATTTTTGATTGAATCATCCGGCAAATACATAATAGCTAAATCAAGCTGATTATTTTCTAAATAATTCCATAATTCATGTCGTGTCAATAACAAAGTTTCTAAAACTACATCTGGCTGTAAATCATTATAACGAATAATAAAATCCTCAATCACGCTATCTTCAATAGTAGATAACAAGCCAATTTTAATTGAGCCTGTCGACGATAAAGTAGATTTTTGAATATTATCAATCGCTTTAATCATAGTTCCATAAACATTCTGAACTGCTTCTAATAAAATTCGACCAGCGTCAGTTAAATGGATTTGCTTACCCATAGAATAAAATAAGGGAGTACCAACATTTCGCTCAATTTTTTTAATTTGTTGCGTTAAGGCCGGTTGCGTAATTCCTAATGAACGCGCAGTTTTGGTATAACTTAAATTACTCGCTAATTGAGAAAAATAACTTAGCGATTTGGACGTAAAAACTTTCGTAAAATCATCGTTACCAACAGTCATAAAGTTACCTCACTTAACTTATCTCACCACTTTCAGGCTGGTTAACCTTTTTTGCCAAGATTATTGGACCATTTTTTTCAATATCAATCACAAAAGATCCATTTGAGTAACGATCACCAAACGAAAAATCTGCTAAATTAATCTGTTTCCAATAATTATTTTTGGTTTCAACTTTTAATATATCATTTTTTGAAAATAAAGAAACAAATTTTATAAAATGTGAATCTTTTTTTAATTTTCGTAAAACTAATATACCACGGCGACTACGAGTTGTTGACGGGATTTCCGACATTCTCATTTTCTTAACCGCACCACGTTGTGTCAAAATACCAATATATGATTGCTGATCTGCTAAATCGTGTATACAAAAATTGACGACCTGATCATCAGTTTTTAAATCCATCAATTTGACACCAGTAGCCTTCGCTTTAACAAGCGGAACTTCAGTCAGATCAAACCGGAGTGCATAGGTATTTTTCGACCAAGCAATAACTTCTTTGGGCTGTGAATCAGTCGCATTGAGACAATAGATATCCAACACCCGACTAGCCTGATCGTGTAGTTTAATAGCCTGAACCAGGCGTGTACGATAAGTCCGTCCCGGCAACAAATCTTGAAAATTAACCTGCTTAATATAATTATCATTTGTTGCTAAAACAAAGTTCTGCTGTTGCTGTAAATCCTGAAAAACGAAAGCTTTTAAAATAGTTTCATCAGATTTCAGTGCATAAGTTTGTGATAAATGTTGTCCAGTATCTTTCCATCTAACATCAGCCAATTCGTGAATTGGTCGATAAATTAAATGACCATAATTCGTAAACATCCATAAATGTTCCAGAGTTGAAGCCTCTTGATCCAAAATAACTTCATCACTAGTTTGTAACCCGTTATCCTTGCCTACAGAAGCCTGATAAGAACGTAAGCTACTCCGCTTCAAATAACCCTGCTTACTAACCAAAATGCGAACAGTTTCATTACCAATCATCACACTACGATCAATTTTCAATTCCTTAACTTGTGCTTCGATTTTAGTTAAGCGTGGTGTTGAAAATTCTTGTTTGGTTGCCATTAATTCATCTTTGATAACTTTCAACAAAGCTTCGGGCTTATCAATAATTGTACGATACTGCTGAATTATTTTTTCCAAGCGAGCCTGTTCAGCTTGTAAAGAAGTCACATCCGTATTGGTCAGTCGATATAATTGCAACGCTACAATTGCATTGGCCTGCGCTTCACTAAAATCATATATCTTCATCAAATTCTGTTGTGCGTCACGCTTATTTTGACTAGCTCGAATCGTTTTAATAACTTGGTCCAAAATAGATAACGCCTTAATCAAGCCGTCGACAATATGCAATCTTTGTTGAGCTTTATTTAAATCAAACTTCGTTCTACGTAAAACAACTTCTTTTTGATGTGCTACATATGCCTTTAAAATAGGCAATAATCCCATCTGTTGAGGACGCATCTGCGCAATCGCTACCATATTAAAGTTATAGGTAACTTGTAAATCTGTGTTCATAAAAAGATAGTTCAAAACACCTTGTGCATCAACTTCTCGCTTGAGCTCAATTACGATGGATAAACCATGACGATCTGATTCATCACGAACTTCCGCAATGCCTTCAACTTTTTTCAAAACCCGAACTTCATCCAATTTTTTGACTAATTGAGCTTTATTCACTTCATACGGAATTTCAGTTACCACAATTTGGCTACGATGACCATGTAACTCACTAATTTGAGTTTTAGACTGTAGAATAACCTTCCCACGACCTGTTTCATAAGCTTTTTTAATGCCTGCCACGCCCTGTAAAATTCCTCCTGTAGGAAAGTCTGGACCTTTGACATACTGCATAGCTTCATCCAAAGTCAAATCGGGATTATCCAACAAAGCGACCGTTGCATCAATAACTTCGCCCAAATTGTGTGGCGGGATTTCGGTTGCATAACCTGCCGAAATTCCAGTGGCCCCATTGACTAATAAATTGGGAAAACGTGCTGGCAAAACCGTGGGCTCTTCTTGGGTATCATCAAAATTAAGCACCATGTCGACTGTATTTTTGTCAATATCTTGCAACATTTTTTGAGAAATTTTACTCAAACGTGCTTCAGTATAACGCATCGCCGCTGGCGGATCGCCATCCATCGAACCGTTATTGCCATGCATTTCAATCAGTGGAACCCTTAATTTCCAATTTTGACTCAAACGAACTAACGCCTCATAGATTGAACTATCACCATGAGGATGAAAATTTCCCATCACATTACCGACAGACTTCGCCGCTTTTTTAAAAGCTTTATCATAAGTATTGCCATCAATATTCATTGCGTATAATATGCGACGTTGCACTGGCTTCAAACCATCGCGTACATCAGGCAAAGCACGCTCTTGAATAATATATTTTGAATAACGACCAAAACGATCGTCCATAATTTCTTCTAGTGAAAGTTCTTGTATTCTAGAATCTGCTACCAAATTTTTCACTCACCTTATTTATGATTCAACTGCTTCTTTAAGTCTTTGGTTCCGACGGCATTAGTTTGACTGTCCTCAATTAAACTACCGTCTTCTTCTAGATTAAATTTGACATTCGTTTCAATCCATTGCCGCCTAGGGGCTACTTTATCTCCCATCAAAGTCGTCACTCGTCGTTCCGCCAATGCTGCATCGTCAATTCGCACACGGACCAACGTTCGCGTCTGTGGATCCATTGTCGTTTCCCATAATTGATCCGCATTCATCTCACCTAAACCTTTGAAGCGTTGCAAACTATAACCCGATCCCATCTGATTAATATCTTTCACTAATTCATCTTCCGTCCAAGCATATTCAATCTGAGTTTTAGAACCACGGCCCTTTTGTAACTTATAAAGTGGCGGTAACGCAATATACACACGGCCAGCTTCAATTAACGGACGCATATAACGATAAAAGAACGTTAATAACAAAATTTGAATATGTGCTCCATCAGTATCCGCATCAGTCATAATAATCACTTTATCATAATTACTATCCTCAACCTTAAACTCAGCACCCACGCCTGCACCAATTGTGTAAATCATGGTGTTAATTTCTTCATTTTTAAAGATGTCTTCTAGTTTAGCTTTTTGTGTATTTAAAACCTTACCTCGTAACGGCAAAATGGCCTGAAATTTGCGATCCCGCCCCTGCTTAGCTGAACCACCAGCTGAATCACCCTCCACCAAATATAATTCATTCTTTTTCGCATTACGTGATTGAGCCGGCGTCAACTTACCAGACAGTAATCCTTGATCTTTCTTCTTTTTCTTCCCGCGACTATTTTCACGGGCCTTACGTGCAGCTTCACGGGCTTCGCGGGCTTTCAATGCCTTTTTAACAAGTGTTTGACTAAAATCACCATTTTCTAACAAATAAAAGGTCATTTTTTCATAAACAATATTGTCGACAACACTACGTGCCTCTGGTGTTCCTAACTTGCCCTTGGTCTGCCCTTCAAATTGCAAAAGTTCTTCAGGAATCCGAACTGCCAAAACTGCGCTGAGTCCCTCGCGAACATCTGAACCTTCCAAATTTTTTTCATTATCTTTAAGCAAACCAACTTTGCGTGCATATTCATTAAAAGCTTTGGTTAAGCCAGATTTCATCCCTGCCTCATGACTACCACCGTCACCAGTTCGCACATTATTGACAAACGACAAAATATTCTCAGAATAGCCATCATTATACTGTCCAGCAAACTCTACTTCAATTTCGTTCTTACTACCTTCAAAGTAAAAAACATCCTTAATGACATCTTTGCCTTCATTTAGGTATTTGACAAACGATTGAATACCATCTTCGAATAAATATTCCGCTGTGTGTTTCGGTGTAGAACGCGCATCCTCAAGCGAAATCTTAACTCCCTTCAATAAAAAGGCCGATTCCCTTAAGCGTTCCGCTAAAGTATCAAAATTGAACTGTATTGTTTGAAAAATTTGAGCATCAGGCTTGAAAGTTAAAGTCGTACCACTTTGCTGATGCACCTTACCAATTTTTTTCAATGTTCCTACAGGATGACCACCGTCTTTAAATTCTTCTTCATAAGCAATGTGATCGCGAACCACTCGAACTGTCAACCATGAGGATAATGCATTAACAACTGAAGAACCCACGCCATGCAAGCCGCCAGATGTCTTATAATTATTATCGGAAAATTTACCACCAGCATGTAAAACAGTTAGAATTACTTCAATCGTGGGAATTCCTGATTCGTGCATGCCAGTTGGCATTCCACGACCGTGATCGGCTACAGTTACTGAGCCATCAGCGTTCAACGTTATAGCGATTTCTTGACCAAAACCAGCTAAAGCTTCATCAACTGAATTATCAACAATTTCATATACCAAATGATGCAGTCCGCGCGCATCTGTGGAACCAATATACATCCCAGGCCTTTTACGAACGGCCTCTAAACCATGTAAAATTTGAATTGATGCATCATCATAATTATTTGTCATAGGAACTCACTTTCAAAAAATAACAGAATATTTTAGTAATTTGTATTAAAATAGAATTTTAAACCTGATTAAGACGGTTTATTTTAATTACGGAGGTTTTATTATTGTTAAAAATCGCAATCTGTTTCATTTTAGCATATTTAATCGGTTCTTTTCCGTCAGGCTATTTAATTGGCAAGCTCTTTTTCCATCAAGATATTCGCCAAAATGGTAGTGGTAATATCGGAACTACTAACACTTTTCGAGTTTTCGGAGTTCTACCCGGCGTGACGGTTTTAGTTCTAGATATTTTCAAAGGAACCCTAGGCGCCAGTCTTCCAGTCTTTTTCCAAGTTCCAGGCAAGCCGTGGATGATCATTATCGGCTTAGCCTCAGTCTTAGGACACTGTTTTTC contains:
- the parC gene encoding DNA topoisomerase IV subunit A, which gives rise to MDDRFGRYSKYIIQERALPDVRDGLKPVQRRILYAMNIDGNTYDKAFKKAAKSVGNVMGNFHPHGDSSIYEALVRLSQNWKLRVPLIEMHGNNGSMDGDPPAAMRYTEARLSKISQKMLQDIDKNTVDMVLNFDDTQEEPTVLPARFPNLLVNGATGISAGYATEIPPHNLGEVIDATVALLDNPDLTLDEAMQYVKGPDFPTGGILQGVAGIKKAYETGRGKVILQSKTQISELHGHRSQIVVTEIPYEVNKAQLVKKLDEVRVLKKVEGIAEVRDESDRHGLSIVIELKREVDAQGVLNYLFMNTDLQVTYNFNMVAIAQMRPQQMGLLPILKAYVAHQKEVVLRRTKFDLNKAQQRLHIVDGLIKALSILDQVIKTIRASQNKRDAQQNLMKIYDFSEAQANAIVALQLYRLTNTDVTSLQAEQARLEKIIQQYRTIIDKPEALLKVIKDELMATKQEFSTPRLTKIEAQVKELKIDRSVMIGNETVRILVSKQGYLKRSSLRSYQASVGKDNGLQTSDEVILDQEASTLEHLWMFTNYGHLIYRPIHELADVRWKDTGQHLSQTYALKSDETILKAFVFQDLQQQQNFVLATNDNYIKQVNFQDLLPGRTYRTRLVQAIKLHDQASRVLDIYCLNATDSQPKEVIAWSKNTYALRFDLTEVPLVKAKATGVKLMDLKTDDQVVNFCIHDLADQQSYIGILTQRGAVKKMRMSEIPSTTRSRRGILVLRKLKKDSHFIKFVSLFSKNDILKVETKNNYWKQINLADFSFGDRYSNGSFVIDIEKNGPIILAKKVNQPESGEIS
- the parE gene encoding DNA topoisomerase IV subunit B, translated to MTNNYDDASIQILHGLEAVRKRPGMYIGSTDARGLHHLVYEIVDNSVDEALAGFGQEIAITLNADGSVTVADHGRGMPTGMHESGIPTIEVILTVLHAGGKFSDNNYKTSGGLHGVGSSVVNALSSWLTVRVVRDHIAYEEEFKDGGHPVGTLKKIGKVHQQSGTTLTFKPDAQIFQTIQFNFDTLAERLRESAFLLKGVKISLEDARSTPKHTAEYLFEDGIQSFVKYLNEGKDVIKDVFYFEGSKNEIEVEFAGQYNDGYSENILSFVNNVRTGDGGSHEAGMKSGLTKAFNEYARKVGLLKDNEKNLEGSDVREGLSAVLAVRIPEELLQFEGQTKGKLGTPEARSVVDNIVYEKMTFYLLENGDFSQTLVKKALKAREAREAARKARENSRGKKKKKDQGLLSGKLTPAQSRNAKKNELYLVEGDSAGGSAKQGRDRKFQAILPLRGKVLNTQKAKLEDIFKNEEINTMIYTIGAGVGAEFKVEDSNYDKVIIMTDADTDGAHIQILLLTFFYRYMRPLIEAGRVYIALPPLYKLQKGRGSKTQIEYAWTEDELVKDINQMGSGYSLQRFKGLGEMNADQLWETTMDPQTRTLVRVRIDDAALAERRVTTLMGDKVAPRRQWIETNVKFNLEEDGSLIEDSQTNAVGTKDLKKQLNHK
- a CDS encoding LysR family transcriptional regulator, whose protein sequence is MTVGNDDFTKVFTSKSLSYFSQLASNLSYTKTARSLGITQPALTQQIKKIERNVGTPLFYSMGKQIHLTDAGRILLEAVQNVYGTMIKAIDNIQKSTLSSTGSIKIGLLSTIEDSVIEDFIIRYNDLQPDVVLETLLLTRHELWNYLENNQLDLAIMYLPDDSIKNWKPYISQKIMDENLILVNNNPKWSDQRTLHLKEITDQPWVGYPDNYYLTEFLSEQLKNQLVDGPHCVARFAAPDQILKFTREKDVYALFPKSYVLANESQITSQKNLIDASVSFDLNFVYRKEKANIPRISTFLKAWNNYLSDISYEDRLKGFSKS
- a CDS encoding manganese-dependent inorganic pyrophosphatase, with product MTKELIFGHQNPDTDAIAGAISYSYLQNQLGMDTEAVALGQPNDETQFVLDHFHQTAPRVIEKAKPEVDQVMLVDHNEAQQSVSDIKDVTVTHVVDHHRIANFETAGPLYYRAEPLGSSNTVLWKMYHEEGIEIPSQIAGLMMSAIISDTLLLNSPTTTDTDREAIEDLAQLAHEDYHTYGLTMLKAGANIADKSAAALINADAKSFEMGGQQIRIAQVNVVDMDEAVARQKKFEAAMQQSCQENGYALFLLAITNVLDSNTTMIVSGDQSLLPKVEAAFHQKLEAGRMSLPGVVSRKKQIVPPLQQQF